The genomic region GGCACCCGTAATTACGCCCGCCTACATGAACCGCACTAAATCAACTACCTCCTGAACGATGGCCTGCTATGTAATTGACCGCACTCAACGCCTGCCTGTTACACTTCAACAGGCATGGACGTTCTTCTCATCACCCGAAAACCTCCAGAAAATTACACCTCCCGAAATGAATTTCATTATTACTTCGGGCAATGGCAGCGAAAAAACACATTCGGGACAAATCATTACATATAAGGTAAGTCCGCTGCTGGGTATTCGCATGTTTTGGATGACTGAGATTAAGCATGTGGAAGAACCTCATTTCTTTATCGACGAACAGCGTAAAGGCCCGTATGCACTCTGGCACCATAAACATTATTTCAAGGAAATTGAAGGTGGTGTGGAAATGCGTGACCTTGTGCATTATCAGCTGCCTCTTGGTTTTCTGGGCGATATTGCTCATGTGCTTTTCGTAAAGAAAAAACTCAACCAGATTTTCGATCATCGTTTCAATCAACTCGAAAAGTTGTTTGGGAAATTATGAAACTGCCTTTGCCTGAAGAAATTGACCGCATTGTTGAAATGGCATGGGAAGACCGCACGCCGTTTGATGTAATTGAGTTTCAGTTCGGTCTCACCCCCGGCGAAGTAATAGAACTTATGCGGCGTGAAATGAAACCGGCATCGTTTCGCCGCTGGCGCAAACGAACCGACGGACGCATCACAAAGCACCGCGCAAGATCAGAAGAAAGCACCGGCACCCGTTTCCGTTCCAGCCGCCAGCGATATATTTCATCCAATCGCATTACCTGAAAATTGTATGAAACTACGTCTCATTCTTGGCGATCAGCTTAATCATAACCACAGCTGGTTTTCTGTTGTGTCCGATGATGTGTGTTATGTGATGATGGAACTGAGGCAGGAAACAGATTATACGCTGCATCATGCCCAGAAAGTAATTGCCTTTTTTGCGGCCATGCGCTGTTTTGCCGAAGAAATGGGTGCGAGAGGTCATACGTTTATTTACATCCTGCTCGATGAAAAAACAAACCATCACACTTTCAGCGGAAACCTTAGCAAACTTATTTCCTCACACGGCATTACACGCTTCGAATACCTTTTGCCCGACGAATACAGGCTTGATGAAGAGCTGAAGACGTTCTGCCAAACAC from Bacteroidota bacterium harbors:
- a CDS encoding SRPBCC family protein → MACYVIDRTQRLPVTLQQAWTFFSSPENLQKITPPEMNFIITSGNGSEKTHSGQIITYKVSPLLGIRMFWMTEIKHVEEPHFFIDEQRKGPYALWHHKHYFKEIEGGVEMRDLVHYQLPLGFLGDIAHVLFVKKKLNQIFDHRFNQLEKLFGKL
- a CDS encoding TIGR03643 family protein; this translates as MKLPLPEEIDRIVEMAWEDRTPFDVIEFQFGLTPGEVIELMRREMKPASFRRWRKRTDGRITKHRARSEESTGTRFRSSRQRYISSNRIT